DNA from Demetria terragena DSM 11295:
CGGACCAGACTGCTTGTTCAAGTCCGCTTGAGGTCAAGTCATTCCCCGGAACCGACTAAAGCGCTCAGCAGTCGAGCCTGTGCGGTGCGCTCAGCCAGGTGCTGCTGCGCGGGCGAGGCGACTTCAGCCGAACGCAGGAGTGCCTTCAACTCACGCACGGCGTTGGGGTTGTTGGACAACACCGCATCGGCCAGGTCACGGGTGCACTCAGCGAGCTCGGCCGCTGGCACCTTGATCGACGCAAGACCCCAGTCCACGGCCTGCTGAGCGCCGATTGACCTGCCGGTGAGGCACACCTCAAGGGCACGGGAATACCCGATGAGCTGGACGAGCGGATGGGTACCGGTGAGGTCCGGCACCAGGCCCAGCGAGGTTTCGCGCATCGCGAACTGGACGTCATCGGCCACGATCCGCAGATCGCAGGCGAGCGCCAGTTGAAACCCGGCTCCGATCGCATGCCCCTGCACGGCAGCAACAGTGATGGCGGGAACTTTCCGCCAGATCGCGAATCCCTCTTGGTACTGCGCGATCTCGTCGGCGAGCCCATCGCCCGCCGTCAGGGCTTGCGTTGGAAGGTCGCGTTCACCCGGCACCCCGCCGGGAGTAAGCGCAGCCCGGTCGAGACCGGAGGAGAAGCTCGGTCCCTCCCCCCGGATCACGACCACCCGAACGTCTTCGGGGAGGTTGTGCCCAATCTCAGCCAGAGCAATCCACAGGCTCGGGATCTGGGCGTTGTGGCGTGTGGGGTAGTCGAGGGTCACCGTCATGAGCGGGCCGTCACGCTCGACGCGCAGACGATCGTGCGGACGGTCCGAAGTTGGCATCTCAGTCACCCCTGCAGCCTACTGAGTCGGCGTGTCGTGCTAGTTGGACACGCCATTCACTAGCACGACACGCCCACTCAGGTGCACAGCAGCCGTGCCAGGTTTTGCCTCAGGCGAGTTCGACCAAGTCCGCGTAGCTAGGGCTCCACAGGTCCTCGACACCATCCGGTAGCAGGAGCACGCGCTCGGGCTCCAACGCCTCGACCGCGCCGTGGTCGTGGGTGACGAGCACAACAGCACCCTCGTACGTCTTCAGCGCCCCCAGGATTTCCTCGCGCGAGGCGGGGTCCAGGTTGTTCGTGGGCTCGTCGAGCAACAAGACGTTGGCCGAGGAGACGACAAGCAACGCCAGGGAAAGTCGGGTCTTCTCTCCACCGGAAAGAACGCCCGCGGGCTTCTCGACGTCATCGCCGGTAAAGAGGAATGATCCCAGGACCTTTCGCACCTCGGTCTCACCCAGATCCGGAGCGGCGGACTTCATGTTCTCCAACACCGAACGCGAGGTATCGAGGTTCTCGTGCTCCTGGGCGTAGTAGCCAAGTTTGAGGCCATGACCAGGGATGATCGCCCCTGTATCTGGCTCATCGGAGCCCGACAACACCCGCAAGAGAGTGGTCTTTCCTGCGCCATTGAGACCCAACACCACGACGCGCGAGCCTCGATCGATCGCCAGATCCACGTCAGTGAACACCTCAAGCGAGCCGTACGACCGCGACAGCCCCTCGGCCATGAGCGGCGTCTTGCCGCATGATGCCGGCTTCGGGAAGCGCAAGCGCGCCACCTTGTCGCTCTGTCGAGATCCTTCGGCGCTCGCGAGCATCTTCTCGGCCCGTCGCGCCATGTTTTGCGCAGCGGTCGCCTTGGTGGCCTTCGCCCGCATCTTGTCCGCTTGCGCCATCAATGCGCCAGCCTTCTTCTCAGCGTTAGCGCGTTCCCGATGGCGCCGACGCTCGTCGGTCTCACGCTGCTGCAGGTAGGCCTTCCACCCCACGTTGTAAAGGTCGACCTCGGCGCGGTTGGCATCAAGGTGGAAGACGCGGGTCACGACGTTGTCGAGCATCTGCACGTCGTGGCTGATGATGATGAGTCCGCCACGGTAGGTCTTGAGGTAGTCCCGGAGCCACACCACCGAGTCGGCGTCGAGGTGGTTGGTCGGCTCGTCCAGCAGCAGGGTTTCGGCTCCCGAGAACAGAATTCGGGAAAGCTCAACCCTTCGCCGCTGGCCTCCAGACAAGGTTCGCAGCGGCTGATCGAGGATGCGATTCTCCAGACCGAGGCTCGAGGCCATCGCTGCTGCCTCTGATTCGGCCGCGTACCCACCCTGGTTGGTGAACTCTTGGTCGAGGCGGGCATACCGTCGCATGGCCTTGTCGCGGCGATTCTCATCTTCGTGGGCCATCCCGATCTCCGCGGCGCGCAACTGCTCGGTAATCACATCGAGCCCCCTGGCCGACAGGATGCGCGACCTGGCCGTGACGTCAAGGTCTCCGGTACGCGGGTCCTGCGGCAGGTAGCCGACCTCGCCACTACGTGTCACCTGGCCCACTGCGGGAGCTCCCTCACCTGCAAGGACCTTGGTCAATGTCGTCTTGCCGGCGCCATTGCGCCCGACCAACCCCACTCGATCCCCCGGCGCGACCCGAAAGGTGGCCCCGGACAAGAGCAGCCGTGATCCGGCGCGCAGCTCGATGTCGGTGGCGGTAATCACAAGAACTCCTGGGTAGGTATGGGCAGTCTGTTGACGGCGGGCAGCAGAAGGACGCCGTCGCTCACGGCAGACCGGCGTCCCTCACGTACGGCTAGTCTACGGTCGAGCCCGCTGGTGGCTCGACCGACTTTCCCCGCCTACGTGGAGGTTCCCCGTGTCGTTTAACGATGGCGCCAATCTCGATACTTCTCAGGTCGGTTCAGGTGGGGGTGGCGGCGGCCGCGGAGGCGGGGGCCGGATGATCCCCGGAGGCGTGGGAGTCGGCGGTATTGGAGGCGTCATTCTGCTGGTGCTGTACCTGTTTTTCGGCGATGCCCTC
Protein-coding regions in this window:
- a CDS encoding enoyl-CoA hydratase/isomerase family protein, translated to MPTSDRPHDRLRVERDGPLMTVTLDYPTRHNAQIPSLWIALAEIGHNLPEDVRVVVIRGEGPSFSSGLDRAALTPGGVPGERDLPTQALTAGDGLADEIAQYQEGFAIWRKVPAITVAAVQGHAIGAGFQLALACDLRIVADDVQFAMRETSLGLVPDLTGTHPLVQLIGYSRALEVCLTGRSIGAQQAVDWGLASIKVPAAELAECTRDLADAVLSNNPNAVRELKALLRSAEVASPAQQHLAERTAQARLLSALVGSGE
- a CDS encoding ABC-F family ATP-binding cassette domain-containing protein, which gives rise to MITATDIELRAGSRLLLSGATFRVAPGDRVGLVGRNGAGKTTLTKVLAGEGAPAVGQVTRSGEVGYLPQDPRTGDLDVTARSRILSARGLDVITEQLRAAEIGMAHEDENRRDKAMRRYARLDQEFTNQGGYAAESEAAAMASSLGLENRILDQPLRTLSGGQRRRVELSRILFSGAETLLLDEPTNHLDADSVVWLRDYLKTYRGGLIIISHDVQMLDNVVTRVFHLDANRAEVDLYNVGWKAYLQQRETDERRRHRERANAEKKAGALMAQADKMRAKATKATAAQNMARRAEKMLASAEGSRQSDKVARLRFPKPASCGKTPLMAEGLSRSYGSLEVFTDVDLAIDRGSRVVVLGLNGAGKTTLLRVLSGSDEPDTGAIIPGHGLKLGYYAQEHENLDTSRSVLENMKSAAPDLGETEVRKVLGSFLFTGDDVEKPAGVLSGGEKTRLSLALLVVSSANVLLLDEPTNNLDPASREEILGALKTYEGAVVLVTHDHGAVEALEPERVLLLPDGVEDLWSPSYADLVELA